A single region of the Duganella sp. BuS-21 genome encodes:
- a CDS encoding MFS transporter, which yields MQTTDLKHRVSTRLAFLAAGMAMSSWAPLVPYAKARTGVEAAQLGVLLLCLGIGSLLAMPVTGVLAARFGCRRVILWSGLGCCAVFPFLAIAPSAPLLALTLFLFGATIGTLDVAMNIQAVIVEKDYGGALMSGFHGLFSVGGIAGAGSMTAMLWLGMDIVSASVAMTVVVALVLLAAGPKLLREAPAAERDAPFLVLPRGAVVFIGVLCMVVFLAEGAVLDWSAVLLTNGGMSGAQGGLGYAAFAVAMTIGRLNGDKIVQRWGGPRVLLLGGLASAAGFLMVVLAPSAWLALPGFALIGCGASNIVPVLFTAAGAQKDMPASLAVSAISTIGYAGILAGPGLIGFAAHAVGLQWAFAALGVGMLLVAASSRSRLQQTVE from the coding sequence ATGCAAACCACTGATTTGAAACACCGCGTCTCGACGCGGCTGGCCTTTCTTGCCGCCGGCATGGCCATGTCTTCCTGGGCGCCGCTGGTGCCGTATGCGAAAGCGCGCACCGGCGTCGAAGCCGCGCAACTGGGCGTGCTGCTGCTGTGCCTCGGCATCGGCTCGCTGCTGGCGATGCCGGTGACCGGCGTGCTGGCCGCGCGCTTCGGCTGCCGCCGGGTCATCCTGTGGTCCGGCCTGGGTTGCTGCGCCGTATTCCCCTTCCTGGCCATCGCGCCCAGCGCACCCTTGCTGGCGTTGACTCTGTTCCTGTTCGGCGCCACCATCGGCACGCTGGACGTGGCCATGAACATCCAGGCCGTGATCGTCGAGAAGGATTACGGCGGCGCGCTGATGTCCGGCTTTCATGGCTTGTTCAGCGTGGGCGGCATTGCCGGCGCCGGCTCGATGACGGCCATGCTGTGGCTGGGCATGGACATCGTCAGCGCCTCGGTGGCGATGACGGTGGTGGTGGCGCTGGTGCTGCTGGCGGCCGGTCCCAAGCTGCTGCGCGAAGCGCCGGCGGCGGAACGCGATGCGCCCTTCCTGGTGCTGCCGCGCGGCGCGGTGGTGTTCATCGGCGTGCTGTGCATGGTGGTGTTTCTGGCCGAAGGCGCGGTGCTCGATTGGAGCGCGGTGCTGCTGACCAACGGCGGCATGAGCGGCGCGCAGGGCGGCCTGGGTTATGCGGCGTTTGCGGTGGCGATGACCATCGGCCGCCTGAACGGCGACAAGATCGTGCAGCGCTGGGGCGGTCCGCGCGTTCTGCTGCTGGGCGGACTGGCGTCGGCGGCGGGCTTTCTGATGGTGGTGCTGGCGCCGAGCGCATGGCTGGCGCTGCCGGGCTTTGCGCTGATCGGCTGCGGCGCATCCAATATCGTGCCGGTGTTGTTCACGGCCGCCGGTGCGCAGAAGGACATGCCGGCCAGCCTGGCGGTGAGCGCGATTTCGACCATCGGTTACGCGGGCATTTTGGCGGGGCCTGGCCTGATCGGCTTTGCGGCGCATGCGGTGGGTTTGCAGTGGGCTTTCGCGGCGCTTGGTGTCGGCATGCTGCTGGTGGCCGCCAGCAGCCGCAGCCGCTTACAGCAAACCGTCGAATAG
- the mobA gene encoding molybdenum cofactor guanylyltransferase yields MSLKSKVTGLILAGGRGTRMGRVDKGLQPFREATLAAHVLSRLAPQVSMVAINANRNLPQYQAIAGESPVLPDYLDGFAGPLAGLQVGLQFCPTELLLTAPCDSPFFPVDLAGQLYAAMEAQGADLAMAVTMERDLEQPEAAPFRQPHPVFSLMKTAVLPQLDAYLDTGARRMEGFFNTLRVAEVLFDDSAAFSNINTLEELQHHERAASAAPPPPATGPATVPATRDGDPAALPVEEARRRICERIAPVEATETLPLLAALDRVLAADIISPINVPAYDNSAMDGYALRGADLPANDTTTATATATFKVIGIAYAGHPFTQAPQAGECIRIMTGATIPPGCDTVLPQELATAIDGDQVTIAANVVRAGANLRRAGEDLQAGGIAIAAGKRLRPADLGLIASLGICQASVRRKLKVAFFSTGDELRSLGDQLDEGCVYDSNRYTLFGMLTRLGCEVIDLGVVRDDPQALEAALRDAAGKADAIITSGGVSEGAADYTRNIMALIGDVAFWKLAMRPGRPLAFGKVQTEQDSAWLFGLPGNPVAVMVSFYMFARPALLRMMGTESTLPTLQARASETIRKRPGRTEYQRGIVSTGADGAAHVRLTGAQGSGILSSMSEANCIVVLHHDQANVDAGQMVDVLLFDGLL; encoded by the coding sequence TTGTCTTTGAAGAGCAAGGTCACGGGACTGATACTGGCGGGCGGACGCGGCACTCGCATGGGGCGTGTCGATAAGGGCTTGCAGCCGTTTCGCGAGGCGACGCTGGCAGCGCATGTGCTGTCGCGGCTGGCGCCGCAGGTCAGCATGGTGGCGATCAACGCCAACCGCAATCTGCCGCAGTATCAGGCCATCGCTGGCGAGTCGCCGGTGCTGCCCGATTATCTGGATGGCTTTGCCGGGCCGTTGGCCGGCTTGCAGGTCGGCTTGCAGTTCTGTCCCACCGAGTTGCTGCTGACGGCGCCGTGCGATTCGCCATTCTTCCCTGTCGATCTGGCCGGGCAGTTGTATGCGGCGATGGAAGCGCAAGGCGCCGACCTGGCGATGGCCGTGACCATGGAGCGCGATCTGGAGCAGCCGGAAGCGGCGCCGTTCCGCCAGCCGCATCCTGTCTTCAGCTTAATGAAGACTGCGGTGCTGCCGCAGCTGGACGCCTACCTCGACACCGGCGCGCGCCGCATGGAAGGCTTCTTCAACACGCTGCGCGTGGCCGAAGTGCTGTTCGACGACAGCGCCGCGTTCAGCAACATCAATACGCTGGAAGAGCTGCAGCACCACGAACGCGCGGCGTCCGCCGCCCCGCCGCCGCCTGCAACGGGACCAGCGACCGTGCCTGCCACCCGCGACGGCGATCCGGCCGCGCTGCCGGTTGAGGAGGCGCGGCGCCGCATCTGTGAGCGCATCGCGCCGGTCGAGGCGACCGAAACACTGCCCCTGCTGGCCGCCCTGGACCGCGTGCTGGCCGCCGACATCATTTCACCGATCAACGTCCCCGCCTACGACAACTCGGCCATGGACGGCTACGCCCTGCGCGGCGCCGACCTGCCGGCGAATGACACGACCACGGCCACGGCCACGGCCACCTTCAAGGTCATCGGCATCGCCTACGCCGGCCACCCGTTCACGCAAGCGCCGCAAGCCGGCGAATGCATCCGCATCATGACCGGCGCCACCATCCCTCCCGGCTGCGACACCGTGCTGCCGCAGGAACTGGCCACCGCCATCGACGGCGACCAGGTCACCATCGCCGCCAACGTCGTCCGCGCCGGCGCCAACCTGCGCCGCGCCGGCGAAGACCTGCAAGCGGGCGGCATCGCCATCGCCGCCGGCAAACGGCTGCGCCCCGCCGACCTCGGCCTGATCGCCTCGCTCGGCATCTGCCAGGCCAGCGTGCGCCGCAAGCTCAAAGTCGCCTTCTTCTCCACCGGCGACGAACTGCGTTCGCTGGGCGACCAGCTCGACGAAGGCTGCGTCTACGACAGCAACCGCTACACCCTGTTCGGCATGCTCACCCGCCTCGGCTGCGAGGTCATCGACCTCGGCGTCGTGCGCGACGACCCGCAAGCACTGGAAGCCGCGCTGCGCGACGCGGCCGGCAAGGCCGACGCCATCATCACCTCCGGCGGCGTCTCCGAAGGCGCGGCCGACTACACGCGCAACATCATGGCGCTGATCGGCGATGTCGCATTCTGGAAGCTGGCCATGCGCCCGGGCCGTCCACTGGCCTTCGGCAAGGTTCAAACAGAACAGGACAGCGCCTGGCTATTCGGCCTGCCCGGCAACCCGGTCGCAGTGATGGTCTCGTTCTACATGTTCGCGCGCCCCGCCCTGCTGCGCATGATGGGCACCGAAAGCACCCTGCCGACACTGCAGGCGCGCGCCTCGGAGACGATCCGCAAACGCCCCGGCCGCACCGAATACCAACGCGGCATCGTCAGCACCGGCGCCGACGGCGCTGCGCACGTGCGCCTGACCGGCGCCCAGGGCTCGGGCATCCTCAGCTCCATGAGCGAGGCCAACTGCATCGTGGTGCTGCACCACGACCAGGCCAACGTCGATGCCGGCCAGATGGTCGACGTGCTGCTATTCGACGGTTTGCTGTAA
- the rmuC gene encoding DNA recombination protein RmuC, whose product MTQIEFFVLLAALAAVIALQVMALLRARGGAAGDLAERIERVEREVRMQLQTTAQTTNAATVQQFDAVRRQLDEQGLAARHEQARSLKLFADSMNQRMVEVRATLELKIKDLQADNGARLEEMRKTVDEKLHATLETRLTASFQQVSERLERVHQGLGEMQQLALGVGDLKRVLTNVKTRGTWGEVQLEMLLEQVLTVDQYAKNVETIVGSGARVEFALKLPGQTEGGAPVWMPIDAKFPKEQYERLLEAADNADADGVAQAGRELERAVRLEAKTISEKYVSPPHTTDFAILFLPTEGLYAEVLRRPGLADELQRVHRISIAGPSTLTALLNSLQMGFRTLALEKRSSEVWQVLGAVKTEFSKFGDVLAATKLTLERAAKNIESAETRSRQMARKLKTVEALPSEQAQLLIGADLDKIDPD is encoded by the coding sequence ATGACCCAGATCGAGTTCTTCGTGCTGTTGGCCGCCCTGGCGGCGGTGATCGCCTTGCAGGTGATGGCGCTGCTGCGCGCCAGGGGCGGGGCGGCCGGCGACCTGGCCGAACGCATCGAGCGCGTCGAGCGCGAAGTGCGCATGCAGTTGCAGACCACGGCGCAAACCACCAACGCCGCCACCGTGCAGCAGTTCGACGCCGTGCGTCGCCAGCTGGACGAACAAGGCTTGGCCGCGCGGCACGAACAGGCGCGCAGCCTCAAGCTGTTCGCCGACAGCATGAATCAGCGCATGGTCGAAGTGCGCGCCACGCTGGAATTGAAGATCAAGGATCTGCAAGCCGACAACGGCGCGCGCCTGGAAGAGATGCGCAAGACGGTCGACGAAAAGCTGCACGCCACGCTGGAGACGCGGTTGACGGCGTCGTTCCAGCAGGTGTCCGAACGGCTGGAGCGGGTGCACCAGGGCCTGGGCGAAATGCAGCAGTTGGCGCTGGGCGTGGGTGATTTGAAGCGCGTGCTGACCAACGTGAAAACGCGCGGCACCTGGGGCGAGGTGCAACTGGAAATGCTGCTGGAGCAGGTGCTCACCGTCGACCAGTATGCCAAGAACGTCGAGACCATCGTCGGCAGCGGCGCGCGCGTGGAATTTGCGCTCAAGCTGCCGGGCCAGACCGAAGGCGGGGCGCCGGTATGGATGCCGATCGACGCCAAGTTCCCGAAGGAGCAGTACGAGCGCCTGCTGGAAGCGGCCGACAACGCCGATGCCGATGGCGTGGCGCAGGCGGGCCGCGAGCTGGAACGCGCGGTGCGGCTGGAGGCCAAGACCATCTCCGAGAAATACGTGTCGCCGCCGCACACCACCGACTTCGCCATCCTGTTCCTGCCGACCGAAGGCCTGTATGCGGAAGTGTTGCGCCGTCCCGGCCTGGCCGACGAGCTGCAGCGGGTGCATCGCATCAGCATCGCCGGGCCGTCGACGCTGACGGCGCTGCTCAACAGCCTGCAGATGGGCTTCCGCACGTTGGCGCTGGAGAAGCGCTCGTCCGAAGTGTGGCAGGTGCTGGGCGCGGTGAAGACCGAGTTCTCCAAATTCGGCGACGTGCTGGCCGCGACCAAGCTCACATTGGAACGCGCGGCCAAGAATATCGAATCGGCCGAAACCCGTAGCCGCCAGATGGCGCGCAAGCTGAAGACGGTGGAGGCCTTGCCAAGCGAGCAGGCGCAATTGCTGATCGGCGCAGACCTGGACAAGATCGATCCCGACTGA
- a CDS encoding DeoR/GlpR family DNA-binding transcription regulator has translation MKKEPLLLPERHALILQQLTTEGRVLAAVLARALEVTEDTIRRDLRDLAAAGLCQKVYGGAVRMPNAPEGGSLSQRMERDQADKSRLARAAATLVQPGSVVFLDAGSSNLAIAEALPPVALTVLTNAPSIAARLLDKPHIDLIMIGGRIKQSLGGSVGATALRELELLHPDLYFIGACGVDVQAGVTAVDYEEAEFKRRLAAQSKATAVVATGAKLGAVASYGVLPISQLTHLIVEADAGEELAAAYAAAGAKLLRADA, from the coding sequence ATGAAAAAAGAACCCCTGTTGCTGCCCGAGCGGCACGCATTGATCTTGCAACAATTGACGACGGAAGGCCGGGTGCTGGCCGCCGTGCTGGCGCGCGCGCTGGAGGTGACGGAAGACACGATTCGCCGCGATCTGCGCGACCTGGCCGCCGCCGGTTTGTGTCAGAAGGTCTACGGCGGCGCGGTGCGCATGCCGAACGCGCCGGAAGGCGGCTCGCTGAGCCAGCGCATGGAGCGCGACCAGGCCGACAAGTCGCGGCTGGCGCGCGCCGCCGCCACGCTGGTGCAGCCGGGCAGCGTGGTCTTTCTCGATGCCGGCTCCAGCAACCTGGCGATTGCCGAGGCCTTGCCGCCGGTGGCGTTGACGGTGCTGACCAACGCACCGTCGATCGCCGCGCGCCTGCTGGACAAGCCGCATATCGACCTGATCATGATCGGCGGTCGCATCAAGCAGAGCCTGGGCGGCAGCGTGGGCGCGACCGCGCTGCGTGAACTGGAGCTGCTGCATCCGGACCTGTACTTTATCGGCGCCTGCGGCGTCGACGTGCAAGCCGGCGTGACCGCCGTCGATTATGAAGAAGCGGAATTCAAACGCCGGCTGGCGGCGCAAAGCAAGGCCACGGCGGTGGTCGCCACCGGCGCCAAGCTGGGCGCGGTGGCATCCTACGGCGTACTGCCGATCTCTCAACTCACCCACTTGATCGTCGAAGCCGACGCAGGCGAGGAACTGGCTGCAGCCTACGCTGCCGCCGGCGCCAAGCTGCTGCGCGCCGACGCCTGA
- the moaA gene encoding GTP 3',8-cyclase MoaA has protein sequence MAEKIIMMTEQRADVPRAPVVPATLETPTGLLSDSLARPLHDLRISVTDRCNFRCVYCMPKAVFNSDYQYLPHTSLLSFEEISRIARLFIAHGVEKIRLTGGEPLLRKNIEKLVGMLAALKTPGGKPLDLTLTTNASLLARKAQSLKDAGLQRVTVSLDALDNATFQRMNDVDFSVDDVLKGIDVAHQVGLGPIKINMVVKGGMNDQEILPMARHFRGSPYVLRFIEYMDVGASNGWKMDEVIPSAEVVRRIGAELPLVPAAANYAGETASRWRYADGSGEIGLISSVTQAFCSECSRARLSTEGKLYTCLFATSGHDLRALLREGRSDAEISTALAHLWRARGDRYSELRTSQTEAFKQERSAKKVEMSYIGG, from the coding sequence ATGGCAGAAAAAATTATCATGATGACCGAGCAGCGCGCCGATGTCCCTCGCGCGCCGGTCGTCCCTGCGACACTGGAAACGCCGACCGGCCTGCTTAGCGACAGTCTGGCGCGGCCGTTGCATGACTTGCGCATCTCGGTCACCGACCGCTGCAACTTCCGCTGCGTGTACTGCATGCCGAAAGCGGTGTTCAACAGCGACTACCAATACCTGCCGCACACCTCGCTGCTGTCGTTCGAGGAAATCAGCCGCATCGCCCGGCTGTTCATCGCGCACGGGGTGGAAAAGATCCGCCTCACCGGCGGCGAGCCGCTGCTGCGCAAGAACATCGAAAAGCTGGTCGGCATGCTGGCCGCGCTGAAAACGCCGGGCGGCAAGCCGCTGGACCTGACACTGACCACCAACGCCTCGCTGCTGGCGCGCAAGGCGCAATCGCTGAAGGACGCCGGCCTGCAACGCGTCACGGTGTCGCTGGACGCGCTCGACAACGCCACCTTCCAGCGCATGAACGATGTCGACTTCTCGGTCGACGACGTGCTCAAAGGGATAGACGTCGCCCACCAGGTCGGCCTCGGCCCGATCAAGATCAATATGGTGGTCAAGGGCGGCATGAACGACCAGGAAATCCTGCCGATGGCGCGTCACTTCCGTGGCAGTCCCTACGTGCTGCGCTTCATCGAATACATGGATGTCGGCGCCTCCAACGGCTGGAAAATGGATGAAGTCATTCCATCGGCCGAGGTGGTGCGCCGCATCGGCGCCGAGCTTCCGCTGGTGCCGGCGGCGGCCAACTACGCCGGAGAGACGGCCTCGCGCTGGCGCTATGCCGACGGCAGCGGCGAGATCGGCCTGATCTCCAGCGTGACCCAGGCGTTCTGCTCGGAATGTTCGCGCGCGCGGCTGTCGACCGAAGGTAAGCTATACACCTGTCTGTTCGCCACCAGCGGCCACGATCTGCGCGCGCTGCTGCGCGAAGGCCGCAGCGACGCCGAGATCAGCACCGCGCTGGCGCACCTGTGGCGCGCGCGCGGCGACCGCTATTCCGAACTCCGCACCAGCCAGACCGAGGCGTTCAAGCAAGAACGCAGCGCCAAGAAAGTGGAAATGTCTTACATCGGGGGTTAG
- a CDS encoding Rne/Rng family ribonuclease: protein MKRMLFNATQQEELRVAIVDGQKLIDIDIETAGREQRKSNIYKGVITRIEPSLEACFVSYGEDRHGFLPFKEVARTYFREGVDVRNASVKEALREGQEIMVQVEKEERGNKGAALTSFVSLAGRYLVLMPNNPRGGGVSRRVEGEERQELRETMDKLDLPPGMSVIARTAGIGRNVDELQWDLNYLMQLWRAIEGAGKSATGAFLIYQESSLVIRAIRDYFQPDIGEILIDTDEIYEQAHQFMSHVMPDMVHRVKRYSDDVPLFSRFQIEHQIETAYSRTVPLPSGGAIVIDHTEALVSVDVNSARATRGSDIETTAFNTNCEAAEEVARQLRLRDLGGLIVIDFIDMEVAKNQREVEQRLKDALHHDRARVQMGKISRFGLMELSRQRLRPSLSEGSHVTCPRCSGTGHIRDTESSALQVLRIIQEEAMKENSATIHVQVPVDVAAFLLNEKRGEVLKIETRHRITVILVPNKHLETPHYKLERIKHDDPRLEDSAASYSLVEHAETDMAYSKRQKEEVKPRQEAMVKTITPDQPAPLVERKPTETVIKPAPAPVPAPAEQGFFAKLISFFTGKPETPALPQQPTIVVKAPAGGDRGDRNARGPRGRSRNSKGGRGEREEKEPGAARPGQEEAKAADANGRPPRQPRPPREGREPREQAAEGQPRERAERAERPERAERPERAERPERAERGERPPRQPREPRADKAPVEAKVEELGLDSAALASAGPAVDGATSILKSAPDTGPEGDENDVAGEGDEPRRRRRRGGRNRNRREREGVEGQESAAGADGEQAELSFNPVADVAEAAEAEAAAAAPVAAVEPAAPAAPIAPAAPEAPIAPAAVAAVTAIAEEAAAVAAHAVVETAAVEAAAVAEPEAVVATAPAPVAAAPVEVAEAAPEAAPVAAVVAAPVAEPVAAAVEAPAPAAVETPAVVAEVAASVAVEPAPAAPLAVEPVAPVVAAPAPAPVAAPAPVVAAAPAPSAPIDLQAVLSSAGLTLAATDPAKLRAAQEAAAQVAPPARVPRERKPLPEQVEEPLVQVDTRR from the coding sequence ATGAAACGCATGTTATTTAACGCTACGCAGCAAGAAGAGCTGCGCGTAGCGATTGTCGATGGTCAGAAACTGATCGATATCGACATCGAAACCGCCGGACGCGAACAACGCAAGTCCAATATCTACAAAGGCGTGATCACCCGCATCGAACCGTCGCTCGAAGCCTGCTTCGTCAGCTATGGCGAAGATCGCCACGGTTTCCTCCCATTCAAAGAAGTAGCACGCACTTATTTCCGCGAAGGCGTGGACGTGCGCAATGCCTCCGTCAAGGAAGCGCTGCGCGAAGGCCAGGAAATCATGGTCCAGGTGGAAAAGGAAGAGCGCGGCAACAAAGGCGCGGCCCTGACCTCCTTCGTCTCGCTGGCCGGCCGTTACCTGGTGCTGATGCCGAACAACCCGCGCGGCGGTGGTGTTTCCCGCCGTGTGGAAGGTGAAGAGCGCCAGGAACTGCGCGAAACCATGGACAAGCTGGACCTGCCGCCAGGCATGTCGGTGATTGCCCGCACCGCCGGCATCGGCCGCAATGTCGATGAACTGCAGTGGGACTTGAACTACCTGATGCAACTGTGGCGCGCGATCGAAGGCGCCGGCAAGTCGGCCACGGGCGCGTTCCTGATCTACCAGGAATCGTCGCTGGTGATCCGCGCGATTCGCGACTACTTCCAGCCTGATATCGGCGAGATCCTGATCGATACCGACGAGATCTACGAGCAGGCCCACCAGTTCATGAGCCACGTGATGCCCGACATGGTGCACCGTGTAAAACGCTACAGCGACGACGTGCCGCTGTTCTCGCGCTTCCAGATTGAACACCAGATCGAAACCGCCTACTCGCGCACCGTGCCGCTGCCATCGGGCGGCGCCATCGTGATCGACCACACCGAAGCACTGGTGTCGGTGGACGTCAACTCGGCCCGCGCGACTCGCGGCTCCGACATCGAAACCACCGCCTTCAACACCAATTGCGAAGCCGCTGAAGAAGTGGCCCGCCAGCTGCGCCTGCGCGACCTGGGCGGCCTGATCGTGATCGACTTCATCGACATGGAAGTGGCCAAGAACCAGCGCGAAGTGGAACAGCGCCTGAAAGACGCCCTGCACCACGACCGCGCCCGCGTCCAGATGGGCAAGATCTCGCGCTTCGGCCTGATGGAACTGTCGCGCCAGCGCCTGCGTCCTTCGCTGTCCGAAGGTTCGCATGTGACCTGCCCACGTTGCTCGGGCACCGGCCACATCCGCGATACCGAATCGTCGGCCCTGCAAGTCCTGCGCATCATCCAGGAAGAGGCGATGAAGGAAAACTCGGCCACCATCCACGTGCAAGTGCCGGTGGACGTTGCCGCTTTCCTGCTGAACGAAAAGCGCGGCGAAGTGCTGAAGATCGAGACCCGCCACCGCATCACCGTGATCCTGGTGCCGAACAAGCACCTGGAAACGCCGCACTACAAGCTGGAGCGCATCAAGCACGACGATCCGCGCCTGGAAGACAGCGCCGCCAGCTACTCGCTGGTCGAGCACGCCGAAACCGACATGGCTTACAGCAAGCGCCAGAAGGAAGAAGTCAAGCCGCGCCAGGAAGCCATGGTCAAGACCATCACCCCTGACCAGCCTGCACCACTGGTCGAGCGCAAGCCGACCGAAACCGTCATCAAGCCAGCGCCTGCCCCAGTGCCAGCGCCGGCCGAGCAAGGTTTCTTTGCCAAGCTGATCAGCTTCTTCACCGGCAAGCCGGAAACTCCTGCCCTGCCGCAGCAGCCGACCATCGTGGTCAAGGCTCCCGCCGGCGGCGACCGTGGCGACCGCAATGCACGTGGTCCACGCGGCCGCAGCCGCAATAGCAAAGGCGGCCGTGGCGAGCGCGAAGAGAAAGAACCAGGCGCAGCCCGTCCAGGTCAGGAAGAAGCCAAGGCAGCGGACGCCAATGGCCGTCCACCACGCCAGCCGCGTCCTCCACGTGAGGGCCGCGAGCCACGCGAGCAGGCAGCGGAAGGCCAGCCACGCGAACGTGCAGAACGTGCTGAGCGTCCGGAACGCGCCGAGCGTCCTGAGCGCGCGGAACGTCCAGAACGTGCCGAGCGCGGCGAACGTCCACCACGCCAGCCACGCGAGCCACGTGCCGACAAAGCGCCAGTAGAAGCCAAAGTGGAAGAACTGGGATTGGACAGCGCAGCCCTGGCCTCGGCCGGTCCTGCAGTCGACGGCGCCACCAGCATCCTGAAGTCGGCGCCGGACACCGGTCCGGAAGGCGATGAAAACGATGTGGCAGGTGAAGGCGATGAGCCACGCCGTCGTCGTCGTCGTGGTGGCCGCAACCGTAACCGCCGTGAACGCGAAGGCGTTGAAGGCCAGGAATCGGCAGCAGGCGCGGACGGCGAACAGGCCGAACTGAGCTTCAATCCGGTAGCCGACGTTGCCGAGGCAGCGGAAGCGGAAGCCGCAGCCGCAGCGCCAGTTGCCGCAGTGGAACCTGCCGCTCCGGCTGCTCCAATTGCGCCAGCCGCACCTGAAGCACCAATCGCACCGGCAGCCGTCGCCGCCGTGACCGCCATTGCAGAAGAAGCCGCAGCAGTGGCGGCACATGCAGTAGTGGAAACCGCAGCGGTGGAAGCCGCAGCAGTTGCCGAGCCTGAAGCTGTTGTTGCAACTGCACCGGCGCCAGTCGCAGCTGCACCAGTGGAAGTTGCCGAAGCAGCTCCTGAAGCCGCCCCAGTGGCCGCAGTAGTTGCCGCACCAGTCGCCGAGCCTGTTGCCGCCGCAGTCGAAGCCCCTGCCCCGGCAGCGGTGGAAACCCCAGCCGTGGTTGCTGAAGTCGCCGCATCGGTCGCCGTCGAGCCTGCACCTGCAGCGCCGCTGGCGGTCGAACCGGTCGCTCCGGTCGTCGCTGCTCCTGCCCCTGCGCCAGTCGCCGCACCGGCACCGGTAGTTGCAGCCGCACCGGCGCCATCGGCACCGATCGACCTGCAAGCGGTACTGAGCTCCGCCGGCCTGACGCTGGCCGCCACCGACCCAGCCAAGCTGCGCGCCGCTCAGGAAGCAGCCGCCCAGGTAGCGCCACCGGCCCGCGTTCCACGTGAACGCAAGCCGCTGCCGGAGCAAGTGGAAGAGCCGTTGGTTCAGGTCGACACCCGCCGTTAA
- a CDS encoding group II truncated hemoglobin, with protein sequence MTEESRTLYEVIGGESTIRAMVDRFYDLMELEPEFQLLRSVHGPSLESANQRLFMFLSGWMGGPDLYQAAHGHPRLRMRHMPFAIGTQERDQWLRCMAWAMEDVGIDTELRVRLMNSFFQTADWMRNKPD encoded by the coding sequence ATGACTGAAGAATCTCGAACCCTCTATGAAGTAATCGGCGGCGAGTCGACCATCCGCGCGATGGTCGACCGCTTTTATGACCTGATGGAACTCGAACCGGAGTTCCAGTTGCTGCGCTCCGTGCACGGGCCGTCGCTGGAGAGCGCCAACCAGCGCCTGTTCATGTTCCTCAGCGGATGGATGGGCGGGCCGGACCTGTATCAGGCAGCGCACGGCCACCCGCGCCTGCGCATGCGGCACATGCCGTTCGCCATCGGCACCCAGGAGCGCGACCAGTGGCTGCGCTGCATGGCGTGGGCGATGGAGGATGTCGGCATCGACACCGAGCTGCGCGTGCGCCTGATGAATTCCTTCTTCCAGACCGCCGACTGGATGCGCAACAAACCGGATTGA